The Arachis duranensis cultivar V14167 chromosome 2, aradu.V14167.gnm2.J7QH, whole genome shotgun sequence genome has a window encoding:
- the LOC107475858 gene encoding uncharacterized protein LOC107475858, producing MEGILEDNPSSQDDSQPRRPTSEHQEATNQAKIASTVHHVNEHITTDPQHPEKARDKAAQIIQDLCLRVQELEGKLTNREKYNNEQGSQATSRSRSHRGRSPIRQHNRRDNRSTSRNHRREKSPERRYDKKHHRSASRDLNRQHDSDEDRRYRSTKRTRSDHTIMGATPFTEGILRAKLPRGFDKPTDMKYDGTKDPQEHLTAFEARMNLEGASDAVRCRAFPVTLAGPAIKWFNALPNGSITSFHDITKKFMAQFTTRITKAKHPISLFGVTQKQEESTRKYLDRFNDECLTVDGLTDSVASLCLTNGLMNEDFRKHLTTKPVWTMHEIQNVAKDYINDEEVSQVVAANKRQHVATQHGNPTPRPNAPPKENQRDHLRPTHRPPRIGKFSNYTPLTAPITEVYHQIADRGVIPRARPLKERTGGNNALYCDYHRGYGHKTQDCYDLKDALEQAIRDGKLPEFVKIIREPRRADRDKSPEREGRNPRTQKPPSRENPEEDPTIIVNVITGKDVSNKSKLTMKKDLKIMAVKYHDPVTISDSTIAFLPEDCQHGTSAEDAPFVISARIGTGLVRRILVDTGADSNILFRGAFDKLGLRNDNLQTHRHGVTGLGDNFLKPDGSVTLPITIGTSNKRKTILSEFVVLKDSTAYNVILGRKTINDFSAVIFTKYLLMKFRTDDGTIGTIHGDREIAAECDNNSLALRKKSRDAAGIFLADLDARLDGQPRPEPEGDMEKLQIGPTKDEYTFINRNLPHDLKEELSQLLKQNKDLFAFTPADMPGISPDLMSHHLAVDPLAKPVAQRRRKMSPDRAAEVRKQVKALLEANFIRELPYTTWLANVVLVKKSNGKWRMCVDYTDLNKACPKDAFPLPNIDGLVDAASGHRYLSFMDAYSGYNQIPMHRPDEEKTAFITPDGTYCYKVMPFGLKNAGATYQRLVNKIFRNLTGNKIEVYIDDMLAKTESDEQLTDYLKVIMNTLRKHQMRLNPTKCAFGMEAGKFLGFMITQRRVEANPEKCRAVLEMTSPKNLKEIQKLTGRLTALSRFLGASAQKAIPFFKLMKKGTPFKWETECEEAFQHFKKVLTEPPILAKPQTGETLYLYLSITEETIAAALVRENEKKEQKPIYFISKVLQDTEARYSRLEKLAFALLSASRRLRQYFQAHPITVRTDQAVKQVLQKPDLAGRMLAWSIELSQFQIKFEPRNAIKAQALTDFIAEMTPTKLTSEPWKLHVDGSSNSTHGGAGIILENQNGITIEQSIKYDFPVSNNQAEYEALLAGLNLAREVGAKVLEVNTDSQVVCSQINGSYQTRDPLLQQYLNKVNELKEGFENVSIQHVPRERNARADLLSKLASTKSGHGNRSLIQETVKSPSVSTEINAHLTSSSRESWTYRILQYLRDGILPPDPKEERRIKREAANYTIIAGQLYKRGFSQPLLKCVEPGDTEYILREIHEGCCGHHIGGKTLAQKITRAGYFWPTIIRDSIQLTKSCDKCQRHANIHQSRPTPTQYYLG from the coding sequence ATGGAGGGCATCCTGGAGGATAACCCATCAAGCCAGGACGACTCCCAACCGCGTCGTCCGACCTCAGAACACCAAGAAGCCACAAACCAAGCAAAAATAGCAAGCACCGTCCACCACGTAAACGAACACATCACGACGGACCCACAACATCCTGAGAAAGCCAGGGACAAAGCGGCACAAATCATCCAGGATCTCTGTCTCCGGGTCCAAGAACTTGAAGGCAAACTAACTAACCGAGAAAAATACAACAACGAGCAGGGAAGCCAGGCAACTTCCAGGTCAAGATCCCATCGCGGCAGGTCGCCAATCCGGCAACATAACAGGAGAGATAATCGCAGCACCTCACGCAACCACCGACGCGAGAAATCGCCTGAACGGCGATACGACAAGAAACACCATCGCAGCGCTTCTCGGGATCTAAATCGTCAACACGATTCGGACGAAGACCGGAGATACCGGAGCACCAAACGCACGAGAAGCGACCACACCATAATGGGAGCTACACCCTTCACAGAAGGAATTTTAAGAGCAAAACTCCCCAGAGGTTTCGATAAACCCACCGACATGAAGTACGACGGGACCAAAGACCCTCAAGAACACTTAACAGCCTTCGAGGCCAGAATGAACTTGGAAGGAGCATCCGACGCAGTCCGATGCAGAGCCTTCCCAGTAACCCTTGCCGGACCAGCGATCAAATGGTTCAACGCCCTCCCAAACGGATCCATAACCAGCTTCCACGACATCACAAAAAAATTCATGGCCCAGTTCACAACCCGAATCACCAAGGCCAAACACCCCATCAGCCTGTTCGGGGTCACACAAAAGCAAGAAGAATCCACAAGAAAATACCTTGACCGCTTCAACGACGAATGCCTGACGGTCGACGGACTCACGGACTCCGTCGCCAGCCTCTGCCTGACTAACGGGCTCATGAATGAAGACTTTCGCAAACATCTCACAACCAAACCAGTATGGACCATGCACGAAATCCAGAACGTCGCCAAAGATTACATCAACGACGAGGAAGTCAGCCAGGTCGTCGCTGCCAACAAACGGCAGCACGTCGCCACCCAACACGGCAACCCGACTCCCCGTCCTAACGCACCACCCAAAGAAAACCAACGAGACCACCTTAGACCGACCCACCGACCACCAAGAATAGGAAAATTCTCCAATTACACCCCCCTAACAGCACCAATTACTGAGGTATACCACCAAATAGCAGATCGAGGCGTCATCCCTAGGGCCCGACCACTCAAGGAAAGGACAGGAGGAAACAATGCCCTCTACTGCGACTATCACCGCGGATACGGCCACAAAACACAAGATTGTTACGATCTTAAAGACGCTCTTGAGCAGGCCATACGAGACGGCAAACTCCCAGAGTTCGTCAAAATCATCAGAGAACCAAGGCGCGCCGACAGAGACAAATCACCAGAAAGAGAAGGACGCAACCCGAGAACTCAAAAACCACCCTCCAGAGAAAACCCCGAAGAAGATCCGACCATCATAGTGAACGTCATCACGGGCAAGGACGtgtcaaataaatcaaaactaaCAATGAAAAAAGACCTCAAGATAATGGCCGTCAAGTACCACGACCCAGTCACCATTTCCGACAGCACGATAGCTTTCTTACCCGAGGACTGCCAACACGGCACCTCGGCCGAAGACGCCCCCTTCGTCATATCAGCTCGAATCGGAACAGGACTAGTAAGAAGAATACTGGTGGATACCGGTGCCGACTCCAACATCCTCTTCCGAGgagccttcgacaaactcggactCCGCAACGACAACCTCCAAACGCACCGCCACGGCGTCACAGGCCTCGGAGACAACTTCCTCAAGCCAGACGGCTCAGTTACTCTTCCCATTACCATAGGAACAAGCAATAAGAGAAAGACGATCTTATCCGAATTCGTCGTCCTAAAAGACTCCACAGCCTATAACGTCATTCTCGGGAGAAAAACGATTAACGACTTCTCAGCAGTCATCTTCACCAAATACCTCCTCATGAAATTCAGGACCGACGACGGCACCATCGGAACCATTCACGGAGACCGGGAAATCGCCGCCGAATGCGACAACAATAGCTTAGCCCTAAGGAAAAAATCCCGGGACGCAGCTGGAATATTCCTTGCCGACCTAGACGCACGACTAGACGGCCAACCTAGACCGGAACCAGAAGGGGACATGGAAAAACTACAAATAGGGCCAACCAAAGATGAATACACGTTCATCAACAGAAACCTCCCACACGACCTCAAAGAAGAACTCTCACAACTTTTGAAACAAAACAAAGACCTATTCGCATTCACACCAGCCGATATGCCGGGAATAAGTCCCGACCTGATGTCTCACCATCTGGCAGTAGACCCCCTAGCCAAACCCGTGGCGCAAAGAAGACGGAAAATGTCACCAGACCGAGCTGCCGAGGTCCGAAAACAAGTAAAAGCCCTACTTGAAGCCAACTTCATCCGAGAACTCCCTTATACGACCTGGCTAGCCAACGTCGTACTAGTCAAAAAGTCTaacgggaagtggcgaatgtgcgtTGATTACACAgatctcaacaaagcatgcccgaAGGACGCCTTCCCCTTACCAAACATCGACGGACTAGTGGATGCAGCATCCGGACACCGGTACCTcagcttcatggacgcatattcCGGCTACAACCAGATCCCGATGCACCGACCAGACGAAGAAAAGACAGCATTCATCACCCCAGACGGAACCTACTGCTATAAAGTAATGCCCTTCGGCTTGAAAAACGCCGGAGCCACCTACCAGCGACTCGTTAACAAAATATTTCGCAACTTAACCGGAAACAAAATAGAAGTCTACATAGACGATATGCTCGCCAAGACGGAATCTGATGAGCAACTAACCGACTACCTAAAGGTCATAATGAACACCCTGCGAAAACACCAAATGCGACTCAACCCAACAAAGTGCGCCTTCGGAATGGAAGCAGGAAAATTCCTCGGATTCATGATCACACAACGCAGAGTTGAGGCAAACCCGGAAAAATGCCGTGCCGTCCTCGAGATGACAAGTCCCAAAAACCTCAAAGAAATCCAAAAACTCACCGGCCGACTAACCGCACTATCCCGATTCCTCGGAGCTTCGGCACAAAAGGCAATCCCTTTTTTCAAACTTATGAAAAAAGGAACCCCCTTCAAATGGGAGACAGAATGCGAAGAAGCTTTCCAACACTTCAAGAAGGTCCTAACGGAACCTCCAATCCTCGCAAAACCTCAAACAGGGGAAACACTATACCTGTACCTCTCCATAACGGAAGAAACAATCGCAGCAGCACTCGTCCGGGAAAACGAGAAAAAGGAACAGAAACCCATATACTTCATAAGCAAAGTCCTACAAGACACAGAAGCCCGCTACTCACGATTGGAAAAACTGGCTTTCGCACTCCTCTCAGCATCCCGACGACTACGACAATACTTCCAGGCCCACCCCATAACGGTCCGAACCGACCAAGCGGTCAAACAGGTATTACAGAAACCCGACCTAGCGGGAAGAATGTTAGCATGGTCCATCGAATTGTCCCAATTCCAGATCAAGTTCGAACCCCGGAACGCCATCAAAGCACAGGCCTTGACCGACTTCATCGCTGAGATGACCCCGACCAAACTGACATCCGAACCATGGAAACTGCACGTCGATGGCTCATCAAACTCCACTCACGGAGGCGCAGGAATCATACTCGAAAACCAAAACGGGATCACAATtgaacaatcaataaaatacgATTTTCCAGTATCAAATAACCAAGCAGAATATGAGGCCCTCTTAGCAGGCTTGAACCTAGCCCGGGAAGTCGGCGCAAAGGTACTCGAAGTCAATACCGATTCCCAGGTGGTGTGCTCCCAAATCAATGGGAGCTACCAAACCCGAGACCCCCTGCTCCAACAATACCTCAATAAAGTAAATGAATTAAAAGAAGGATTCGAAAACGTCTCCATACAGCACGTCCCCAGGGAGCGAAACGCCAGGGCAGACCTACTCTCCAAGCTAGCCAGCACAAAGTCAGGACACGGCAACAGATCGCTAATCCAGGAGACCGTCAAGTCGCCTTCCGTATCAACAGAAATCAACGCACACCTAACTTCCTCAAGTCGGGAGTCTTGGACATACCGTATCTTGCAATATCTCCGCGACGGAATCCTCCCACCAGATCCGAAAGAGGAAAGGCGAATAAAGAGAGAAGCCGCCAACTATACCATCATTGCGGGACAACTATACAAACGCGGATTCTCGCAGCCCCTACTCAAATGTGTCGAACCCGGGGACACGGAATACA